The Chloroflexota bacterium nucleotide sequence ACAATCTGCAGGTCCCGCACCGCACAGGCGTCGCGCACCCAGGCGAGATCGGCCGTGTCGAGGTATTGCTTCCAGAGGTCGATGCCGTCGTAGCCGAGGCGGCCGGCGACCTCGATGCAGCGCTCGGCCACGTCCTGGGTCCAGCCGAACCCCATCATCGCCAGGGAAACTTGCATGCGGACCCCTCAGGTGCGCGTCGGGCGGAGTTTAAGGGAAGTCAGAGAGGCTCTGCGCGGTGACGACGCCTGCGGCTTTCGGCGAGGGAATGACCAGAGATTGATTTGAGCCGCAAGCCGCTGACCCCCATCCCAACCTTCCCCCTGTTAGGGGGAAGGGGTCGAACCGGATGAACCCTGGCGTCGGCCATTGATCCCCATCCTGACCTTCCCCCTTCCAGGGGAATGACCGAACTGGGGATATACGCGCTTCGGGCCGTCGCGGTATTGTCAGGATGGCGGCTGACGGAGGGGAATCCACGTGGAGTATCGACGGCTGGGCAAGACCGGACTCGACGTGTCCGTCGTGGGCATGGGCTGCTGGGGTCTCAGCGGCGGGTTGGGACACGTGTCGCAGGCTCAGGCCAACGCGACGGTGCACGCGGCCATCGATGCCGGGGTGACGCTGTTCGACACGGCCGACGCCTACGGACCGCGCCTGAGCGAGCTGATGCTCGGCAAGGCGCTGCGCGGCGTGCGCGACCAGGTGCTCATCGCGACCAAGGTGGGCCAGATCGGCTGGAACACGGGGCACCTGCTCAGCTATGAGTCGGTCGAGCACGTCCACAACTGCTGCGACGCCAGCCTCTACCGCCTCGGAACCGACGTGATCGACATTTACCAGTGCCACCAGCCCAATCCGGCGCATCCCGAGGTGCTGGTGGAGGCCTTCGAGCAGCTGCTCCAGGCGGGCAAGATCCGGTCCTACGGCGTCTCGACGGACGATCCGGCGGTGCTGCGCGCCTTTGACGAGCGCGGCGGCAACGGCGTCTGCCAACTCGGGTACAGCGCGCTCAACCGCGCGGCGGAGCGCCAAATACTGCCGCTGTGCGCCGAGTGGGACATCGGAACGCTGGTGCGCGTGCCGTTGGAGCGGGGCATCCTCACCGGGAAGTTCGACCGGGGCACGGTCTTCGACGACATGAACCGCTCGGCGTGGAACGAGTCCGCGCGGGCCGAGTTCCTCGCGCAACTTGACGCCGCGGAGCAAATTCGTCCGCTGACGAACGCGCGGCGCAGCATGACGCAGGTCTCGCTGGCCTATCTGCTGGCGCACCCGGCGGTGACGTCGGTGATTCCCGGAATGAAGACGCCGGAGCAGGCGCGCGGCAACGCCGCGGCTGCCGACGTGGCCCTGACGGCGGACGAGATCGAGTTGATACGGAGTATTCCGGAGTCGACGTCCGTGCCGCTGGGCGCATCCGGAAAGCCCATCGACCGGTCGCCGACTTAACACACGAAGCGTCTAAAGAGCCCAGCTCCCGTCCGCCTCCCCCTCTCCGAAAGGGTGTCCGCCTCCCTCTCCCATGGGAGACCTTTGAATTATTGGGGGCGGGGCGCGTGGGGAAGGGCCTCGGCACCGCC carries:
- a CDS encoding aldo/keto reductase — translated: MEYRRLGKTGLDVSVVGMGCWGLSGGLGHVSQAQANATVHAAIDAGVTLFDTADAYGPRLSELMLGKALRGVRDQVLIATKVGQIGWNTGHLLSYESVEHVHNCCDASLYRLGTDVIDIYQCHQPNPAHPEVLVEAFEQLLQAGKIRSYGVSTDDPAVLRAFDERGGNGVCQLGYSALNRAAERQILPLCAEWDIGTLVRVPLERGILTGKFDRGTVFDDMNRSAWNESARAEFLAQLDAAEQIRPLTNARRSMTQVSLAYLLAHPAVTSVIPGMKTPEQARGNAAAADVALTADEIELIRSIPESTSVPLGASGKPIDRSPT